A portion of the Krasilnikovia cinnamomea genome contains these proteins:
- a CDS encoding long-chain-fatty-acid--CoA ligase produces the protein MTLNLATLLEDSARRHPGRDAVVLGATRLTYAQLDAAANQVAALLAAHGVQPGDKVALSCPNLPQFPVVYYGILKAGAVVVPLNVLLKGREVAYHLADSQAKAYVCFEGTADLPMGAEGHAGFEQTPGCEHFFLITADPAAASPIDGVRTLGQALAEQPATFATVGTSETDTAVILYTSGTTGQPKGAELSHANLMFNALTCNRLFGSLATAHERHLITLPLFHSFGSTVQMNAGISVASTLVLLPRFQADQAVELLQREKITFFAGVPTMYWGLLGALHDGVDVAEIARNMRVAVSGGASLPVEIIKQFKERFGVQILEGYGLSETSPVATFSDPERDPRPGSIGVPIWGVEVKLIDPDWKTIEGTDEVGEIAIRGHNIMKGYYNRPEATAEVTRDGWFRTGDLARRDADGFYYIVDRAKDMVIRGGFNVYPREVEEVLLTHPAVSLVAVVGVPHEVHGEEVKAFVIRGGEITEDELIAWCKQNMAAYKYPRIVEFVESLPMTATGKILKRELAGR, from the coding sequence ATGACCCTCAACCTGGCCACCCTGCTGGAGGACAGCGCCCGCCGGCACCCCGGCCGCGACGCCGTCGTGCTCGGCGCCACCCGGCTCACGTACGCCCAGCTCGACGCCGCCGCCAACCAGGTGGCCGCGCTGCTGGCCGCCCACGGTGTGCAGCCGGGCGACAAGGTCGCGCTGTCCTGCCCGAACCTGCCGCAGTTCCCGGTCGTCTACTACGGCATCCTGAAGGCCGGCGCGGTCGTCGTCCCGCTGAACGTGCTGCTCAAGGGCCGCGAGGTCGCCTACCACCTGGCCGACTCGCAGGCCAAGGCGTACGTGTGCTTCGAGGGCACGGCGGATCTGCCGATGGGCGCCGAGGGGCACGCCGGGTTCGAGCAGACGCCGGGCTGCGAGCACTTCTTCCTCATCACGGCCGACCCGGCCGCCGCGTCGCCGATCGACGGGGTGCGGACGCTGGGGCAGGCGCTCGCCGAGCAGCCCGCGACGTTCGCCACGGTCGGCACGAGCGAGACCGACACCGCCGTGATCCTGTACACCAGCGGCACCACCGGGCAGCCGAAGGGCGCCGAGCTGTCGCACGCGAACCTGATGTTCAACGCGCTCACCTGCAACCGCCTGTTCGGGTCGCTGGCCACCGCGCACGAGCGGCACCTGATCACGCTGCCGCTGTTCCACTCGTTCGGCTCGACGGTGCAGATGAACGCGGGCATCTCGGTCGCCTCCACGCTGGTGCTGCTGCCACGGTTCCAGGCCGACCAGGCCGTCGAACTGCTGCAGCGCGAGAAGATCACGTTCTTCGCCGGGGTGCCCACGATGTACTGGGGCCTGCTCGGCGCGCTGCACGACGGGGTCGACGTCGCGGAGATCGCGCGCAACATGCGGGTGGCCGTCTCCGGCGGCGCCTCGCTCCCGGTGGAGATCATCAAGCAGTTCAAGGAGCGGTTCGGGGTCCAGATCCTGGAGGGGTACGGCCTGTCCGAGACCTCGCCGGTGGCCACGTTCAGCGACCCGGAGCGCGACCCGCGGCCCGGCTCGATCGGCGTGCCGATCTGGGGCGTCGAGGTGAAGCTGATCGACCCCGACTGGAAGACGATCGAGGGCACCGACGAGGTCGGCGAGATCGCCATCCGCGGGCACAACATCATGAAGGGCTACTACAACCGGCCCGAGGCGACCGCCGAGGTGACCCGGGACGGCTGGTTCCGCACCGGCGACCTCGCGCGGCGCGACGCGGACGGCTTCTACTACATCGTCGACCGGGCCAAGGACATGGTCATCCGGGGTGGTTTCAACGTGTACCCCCGGGAGGTCGAGGAGGTGCTGCTGACCCACCCGGCCGTCTCCCTGGTCGCGGTCGTCGGGGTGCCGCACGAGGTCCACGGCGAGGAGGTCAAGGCGTTCGTCATCCGCGGCGGTGAGATCACCGAGGACGAGCTGATCGCCTGGTGCAAGCAGAACATGGCGGCCTACAAGTACCCGCGCATCGTCGAGTTCGTCGAATCCCTGCCGATGACCGCCACCGGCAAGATCCTCAAGCGCGAGCTGGCCGGTCGGTGA
- a CDS encoding maleylpyruvate isomerase family mycothiol-dependent enzyme — protein MSLSYVTYRTAIDRETHRLVRATTGAAPATPVPGCPDWTLADLLRHTGNLQRWFTVLLRDLAQQRPARPEIDPDLPADPARYPHWLAEGAAAADQVLRDTDPDAPMWAWGPDHHARFWARRMLLETLVHRVDAEQALGLPAEIDPVLAADGVDEFLTNLPYATPFAPHVAGLRGADDVIRFECADLDRQWAVRLRPDGFGLDPDAGTAHATVRAGAAELLLFVYGRPGSGASRHGDAALLDRWCANSRF, from the coding sequence ATGAGCTTGTCGTATGTCACCTACCGCACCGCGATCGACCGGGAGACGCACCGCCTCGTGCGGGCCACCACCGGCGCCGCTCCGGCGACCCCGGTGCCCGGCTGCCCGGACTGGACCCTCGCCGACCTGCTGCGGCACACCGGGAACCTGCAGCGATGGTTCACCGTGCTGCTGCGCGACCTGGCGCAGCAACGGCCCGCCCGCCCCGAGATCGACCCGGACCTGCCGGCCGACCCGGCGCGGTATCCGCACTGGCTGGCCGAGGGCGCGGCGGCGGCCGATCAGGTGTTGCGGGACACCGACCCCGACGCGCCCATGTGGGCGTGGGGCCCCGACCACCACGCCCGGTTCTGGGCCCGCCGGATGCTGCTGGAGACCCTGGTCCACCGCGTCGACGCGGAACAGGCGCTGGGCCTGCCCGCCGAGATCGACCCCGTCCTGGCCGCTGACGGCGTCGACGAGTTCCTCACCAACCTGCCGTACGCCACGCCGTTCGCCCCGCACGTGGCCGGGCTGCGCGGCGCCGACGACGTGATCCGCTTCGAGTGCGCGGACCTGGACCGGCAGTGGGCGGTGCGCCTGCGCCCCGACGGCTTCGGCCTCGATCCGGACGCCGGCACCGCGCACGCGACCGTCCGGGCGGGCGCCGCGGAACTGCTGCTGTTCGTGTACGGCCGGCCCGGGTCCGGCGCCAGCCGCCACGGCGACGCGGCCCTGCTCGACCGGTGGTGCGCGAACTCCCGATTCTGA
- a CDS encoding RBBP9/YdeN family alpha/beta hydrolase → MEPGTVIITVPGLRGHVEEHWQTRLAAATPNVRPVPPLGRRNPSLDERVVDLHQAIESADGPVVIVAHSGGVITTIHWAARHAESVPGRIRGALLATPPDLAAELPAEYPTLATLAGLGWLPIPLKPLPFPSIVALSSNDTLGDPVRVRAMAAAWGSRIEEIGPVGHLNPASGYGDWPQAEPLITELCTMEVPR, encoded by the coding sequence ATGGAACCGGGCACCGTGATCATCACGGTGCCCGGGCTCCGGGGGCACGTCGAGGAGCACTGGCAGACCCGGCTCGCCGCGGCCACGCCGAACGTGCGGCCCGTGCCGCCGCTCGGACGCCGGAACCCGAGCCTCGACGAGCGGGTCGTGGACCTGCACCAGGCGATCGAATCCGCCGACGGACCCGTGGTGATCGTCGCGCACAGCGGCGGGGTCATCACGACCATCCACTGGGCGGCCCGCCACGCCGAGTCGGTCCCCGGACGGATCCGGGGAGCGCTGCTGGCCACGCCGCCCGACCTGGCCGCGGAGCTGCCGGCGGAATACCCGACGCTTGCCACCCTGGCCGGGCTGGGCTGGCTGCCGATCCCGCTCAAGCCGCTGCCGTTCCCCAGCATCGTGGCGCTGAGCAGCAACGACACGCTCGGCGACCCGGTACGGGTCCGGGCGATGGCCGCCGCGTGGGGCAGCCGGATCGAGGAGATCGGCCCGGTCGGCCATCTCAACCCCGCGTCCGGCTACGGCGACTGGCCGCAGGCCGAACCCCTGATCACCGAACTGTGCACCATGGAGGTCCCGCGATGA
- a CDS encoding acyl-CoA dehydrogenase family protein yields MSKPDFDLFRISEDHEALREAVRAVAEDKIAPHAAEVDQTATFPQAAYDALVATDFHAPHVPEEYGGVGADALATCIVIEEVARVCATSSLIPGCNKLGSLPLMLGGSEELKHRYLAPLARGEAAFSYGLSEREAGSDTASMKTRATLVGDEWILNGQKSWITNAGFSEYYTVLAVTDPDGRRGANISAFIVEKSDPGFSFGEKERKLGIKGSPTRELHFDDVRIPADRIIGAPGEGLKIALRTLDHTRVTIGAQAVGIAQGALDCALDYVRERSQFGKRIADFQGIQFMLADMAMALESARQLVYVAAAKSERNDPDLPFFGAAAKCHASDVAMRVTTDAVQLLGGYGYTQDFPAERMMRDAKITQIYEGTNQIQRVVMARQLLARGGA; encoded by the coding sequence ATGAGCAAGCCCGACTTCGACCTGTTCCGGATCTCCGAGGACCACGAGGCCCTGCGTGAGGCGGTGCGGGCCGTCGCCGAAGACAAGATCGCCCCGCACGCGGCCGAGGTGGATCAGACGGCCACCTTTCCGCAGGCCGCGTACGACGCACTCGTCGCTACGGACTTCCACGCTCCGCACGTGCCCGAGGAGTACGGCGGCGTGGGCGCCGACGCCCTGGCGACCTGCATCGTGATCGAGGAGGTGGCCCGGGTCTGCGCCACCTCGTCGCTGATTCCCGGCTGCAACAAGCTGGGCAGCCTGCCCCTGATGCTCGGCGGCTCGGAGGAGCTCAAGCACCGGTACCTCGCCCCGCTGGCCCGGGGGGAGGCGGCCTTCTCGTACGGTCTGTCCGAGCGGGAGGCCGGCAGCGACACCGCCTCCATGAAGACCCGGGCCACCCTGGTCGGTGACGAGTGGATCCTCAACGGCCAGAAGTCGTGGATCACCAACGCGGGCTTCTCCGAGTACTACACCGTGCTGGCCGTGACGGATCCGGACGGCCGGCGCGGCGCCAACATCAGCGCGTTCATCGTGGAGAAGTCCGACCCCGGATTCTCCTTCGGCGAGAAGGAACGCAAGCTCGGCATCAAGGGATCGCCGACCCGCGAGCTGCACTTCGACGACGTACGGATCCCGGCCGACCGCATCATCGGCGCCCCCGGCGAAGGTCTGAAGATCGCGCTGCGGACCCTGGACCACACCCGGGTCACGATCGGCGCCCAGGCCGTCGGCATCGCCCAGGGCGCGCTCGACTGCGCCCTGGACTACGTCCGGGAACGGTCGCAGTTCGGCAAGCGGATCGCCGATTTTCAGGGCATCCAGTTCATGCTGGCCGACATGGCGATGGCGCTCGAATCGGCGCGGCAGCTGGTGTACGTGGCCGCCGCCAAGTCCGAGCGCAACGATCCGGACCTGCCGTTCTTCGGCGCGGCGGCGAAGTGCCACGCCTCGGACGTGGCGATGCGGGTCACCACCGACGCGGTGCAGCTGCTCGGCGGATACGGCTACACGCAGGACTTCCCGGCCGAGCGCATGATGCGCGATGCCAAGATCACCCAGATCTACGAGGGCACCAACCAGATCCAGCGGGTCGTGATGGCGCGCCAGCTGCTGGCTCGCGGCGGAGCCTAG
- a CDS encoding YeiH family protein, translated as MTAVNVDVAVPAPPRHHPATTLIPGLVAAAAGLGGALLLSHLVPAVGILTWAVALGVAAANLRVLPGRCRVALGHLTKRLLRAGVMLLGFSVSIGAILALGAPVIAIVAGTLLSTLLFTIWLGTRMKLGGARSLLIGTGVAICGASAIAAMEDTADADDEDVTAAIAMITLFGTLALVAYPLLRGPLGLGDIQYGVWTGVGVHEVGQVVAAASPAGAAVVTIAVIVKLTRVLLLAPVVAGVSVVKRLRSPLTGTGVKRPPLVPLFVVGFLACAAVRSTGVVPPVALDWIRILQITALGAALFGMGASVHLTSLVRRSPGAIALGAVSTIFVTGVALGATLLFVHG; from the coding sequence ATGACCGCCGTGAACGTCGACGTCGCCGTTCCGGCCCCACCCCGGCACCATCCGGCCACCACGCTGATCCCCGGCCTGGTGGCCGCCGCGGCGGGCCTCGGTGGCGCGCTGCTGCTCAGCCACCTCGTGCCCGCGGTGGGCATCCTCACCTGGGCGGTCGCCCTCGGGGTCGCCGCCGCGAACCTGCGGGTGCTGCCCGGCAGGTGCCGGGTCGCGCTCGGCCACCTGACCAAGCGGCTGCTGCGGGCCGGGGTGATGCTGCTCGGGTTCTCCGTGTCGATCGGCGCCATCCTGGCACTGGGCGCACCGGTCATCGCCATCGTGGCCGGCACCCTGCTGTCGACGTTGCTGTTCACCATCTGGCTGGGCACCCGGATGAAGCTGGGCGGGGCGCGCAGCCTGCTCATCGGCACCGGCGTCGCGATCTGCGGTGCGTCCGCCATCGCGGCCATGGAGGACACCGCCGACGCCGACGACGAGGACGTGACCGCCGCCATCGCGATGATCACCCTGTTCGGCACGCTCGCGCTGGTCGCGTACCCGCTGCTGCGTGGACCGCTCGGCCTCGGTGACATCCAGTACGGCGTCTGGACCGGCGTGGGCGTACACGAGGTCGGTCAGGTCGTCGCCGCCGCGAGCCCCGCCGGGGCCGCGGTCGTCACCATCGCGGTCATCGTGAAACTCACCCGGGTGCTGCTGCTGGCGCCGGTCGTGGCCGGGGTCAGCGTCGTGAAGCGGCTCCGTTCGCCGCTGACCGGTACGGGTGTCAAGCGCCCGCCGCTGGTGCCGCTGTTCGTCGTCGGCTTCCTCGCCTGCGCCGCGGTACGCAGCACCGGCGTCGTACCCCCGGTGGCGCTGGACTGGATCCGCATCCTGCAGATCACCGCGCTCGGCGCGGCCCTGTTCGGGATGGGCGCCAGCGTGCATCTGACCTCGCTGGTACGCCGCAGCCCGGGCGCGATCGCGCTCGGCGCCGTATCCACGATCTTCGTCACCGGTGTCGCGCTCGGCGCGACCCTGCTCTTCGTCCACGGATGA